The following are encoded in a window of Cyprinus carpio isolate SPL01 chromosome A13, ASM1834038v1, whole genome shotgun sequence genomic DNA:
- the LOC109093921 gene encoding CDK2-associated and cullin domain-containing protein 1-like, translated as MEEMEEDALERIEDDNHNCRAEGVSVSSPAQVCVDSDSSSDTCESDSSATSAANGAALLFSSTSKFFLNAMTTDEYRTVYWPKLERAIEHLLTQNPMEHISISYEQIYSHVYKCVCQQHSELLYNDLMWKITSHLEQVSSELQASPPELLIENFNVALTQYTAALHCIVPVFIYMNKFYIETKLNRDLRDDLMKLFSDHVAEKHVSTLLPLLKKAHSMPFQVKPSTMASVVKGLYALRPDWVPLAPALFSRFIPQIHPPALESQLPYYAAQDKKLQLELSQNGFTRGDQSRKRASEES; from the exons ATGGAGGAGATGGAGGAGGACGCGCTCGAGCGGATCGAGGATGATAATCACAACTGTCGCGCGGAGGGTGTGAGTGTAAGCTCACCTGCGCAGGTGTGTGTGGACTCGGACTCCAGCAGCGACACCTGTGAGTCCGACAGCTCGGCCACATCTGCGGCTAACGGCGCCGCGCTGCTCTTCAGCTCGACCTCCAAGTTCT TCTTGAACGCGATGACAACAGATGAATACAGGACGGTTTACTGGCCAAAACTAGAGAGAGCCATTGAACATCTGCTCACTCAAAACCCGATGGAGCACATCTCCATCTCATACGAACAGATCTACAG TCATGTTTATAAGTGTGTGTGCCAACAGCACTCAGAGCTGCTCTACAACGACCTGATGTGGAAGATCACGTCTCATCTAGAACAGGTGTCTTCTGAGCTACAG GCCAGCCCACCAGAACTTTTAATCGAAAACTTTAACGTGGCTCTGACGCAGTACACAGCCGCCCTGCACTGCATCGTTCCCGTCTTCATCTATATG AACAAGTTCTACATTGAGACGAAGCTGAACCGAGACCTGCGGGACGATCTCATGAAGCTCTTCTCAGATCACGTAGCAGAGAAACACGTCAGCACGCTCCTGC CTCTTCTCAAAAAGGCTCATTCCATGCCGTTTCAAGTCAAACCATCAACGATGGCGAGTGTTGTGAAAGGGCTTTATGCCCTCCGGCCAG ACTGGGTTCCTCTCGCTCCGGCTCTGTTCTCTAGATTCATTCCTCAGATCCATCCTCCTGCTCTCGAATCTCAGCTCCCGTATTACGCAGCTCAAGATAAAAAACTGCAGCTGGAGCTTTCTCAGAACGGCTTCACCAG GGGCGATCAGTCGCGGAAGCGAGCGAGTGAAGAATCGTGA
- the LOC109064745 gene encoding NAD-dependent protein deacetylase sirtuin-1 has product MADGENKRADAEPLPKRPRLLDPPGDPEHSASGGTEPVEAEPAPRTESHQASLNHHRTTEPELPDRPNGFTSPALRHDDEDDDDDRSSRASSSDWTPQPQIGSYRFIQQHIMRGTDPRAILKDLLPETVLPADLDDMTLWQIIINISEPPKRKKRKDVNTLEDVVRLLKERRKILVLTGAGVSVSCGIPDFRSRDGIYARLAVDFPDLPDPQAMFDIDYFRRDPRPFFKFAKEIFPGQFQPSPCHRFISMLDKKGRLLRNYTQNIDTLEQVAGIQKIIQCHGSFATASCLVCKHKVDCEAVREEIFNQVVPHCPRCPADVPYAIMKPDIVFFGENLPEFFHRAMKQDKDEVDLLIVIGSSLKVRPVALIPSSIPHDVPQVLINREPLPHLNFDVELLGDCDVIVNELCHRLGGDFEQLCYNSSRLSEITEKPAARSPSTDAQGPVTGASEDAPNTECQDSLSPKEEEPETASSPAARRTSPRPEPLAETNTDALDSDPKQHSPKTERRAACDATEAQDSTDDVKEEETADPHHVEVRRRCWRSRISQSPISKRLGASQYLFQAPNRYIFHGAEVYSSSEDESSSSCDSDSDGSPCSADAVEHEDSDGEEDKDTDGLAETVQDHDHKRLQTDCTAETEPPSTQ; this is encoded by the exons ATGGCGGACGGCGAGAATAAACGGGCCGACGCCGAGCCGCTCCCGAAGAGACCGAGACTCCTGGATCCTCCCGGTGACCCGGAGCACAGCGCGAGCGGCGGAACCGAGCCGGTGGAGGCGGAACCGGCGCCGAGGACCGAGTCCCATCAGGCCTCACTGAACCACCACCGCACCACCGAGCCCGAGCTCCCCG ACCGTCCCAATGGTTTCACATCACCTGCTCTTCGTCACGATGATGAAGACGATGATGACGACCGCTCGTCTCGCGCCAGCTCCAGTGACTGGACGCCTCAGCCACAGATTG GCTCGTATCGGTTCATTCAGCAGCACATCATGAGAGGAACCGACCCGAGGGCCATCCTGAAAGACCTGCTCCCCGAAACGGTCCTCCCGGCGGATCTGGACGACATGACGCTGTGGCAGATCATCATCAACATCTCAGAGCCGCCCAAAAGAAAGAAACGCAAAGACGTCAACACACTAGAGGATGTCGTGCGGCTCctgaaggagaggaggaagattCTGGTGCTCACGGGCGCCGGG GTGTCTGTTTCCTGTGGGATCCCTGACTTTCGGTCTAGAGACGGTATATACGCTCGACTCGCCGTGGACTTCCCTGACCTTCCTGATCCTCAGGCCATGTTTGACATAGACTACTTCAGAAGAGATCCCAGGCCTTTCTTCAAGTTTGCCAAG GAAATCTTCCCGGGACAGTTCCAGCCGTCTCCGTGTCACAGGTTCATCTCCATGCTGGATAAGAAGGGAAGGTTACTGAGGAACTACACGCAGAATATCGACACACTGGAGCAGGTGGCCGGGATCCAGAAGATCATTCAGTGTCATG GCTCTTTTGCGACTGCTTCCTGTCTTGTCTGTAAACATAAGGTTGACTGTGAGGCCGTAAGGGAGGAAATATTCAACCAG GTTGTTCCTCACTGTCCCAGGTGTCCGGCAGATGTCCCGTATGCCATCATGAAACCAGACATCGTCTTCTTTGGCGAGAACCTTCCAGAGTTTTTCCACCGAGCCATGAAGCAGGATAAAGATGAGGTGGATCTTCTCATCGTGATCGGCTCCTCGCTGAAAGTGCGGCCAGTGGCTCTCATACCCA GCTCTATACCTCATGACGTGCCTCAAGTCCTGATCAACCGCGAGCCGCTGCCGCACCTGAACTTCGACGTGGAGCTGCTGGGAGACTGTGACGTCATCGTGAACGAACTCTGCCATCGTCTGGGTGGCGACTTCGAGCAGCTGTGCTACAACTCGTCCCGTCTCAGCGAGATCACGGAGAAACCGGCTGCTCGGAGCCCGTCCACAGACGCTCAGGGGCCCGTCACAGGAGCGTCAGAGGACGCCCCGAACACTGAATGTCAGGATTCACTGTCTCCCAAAGAGGAGGAACCGGAAACAGCATCTTCCCCAGCAGCCAGAAGAACAAGCCCTCGTCCAGAGCCGTTAGCGGAAACTAACACCGACGCGTTAGACTCCGACCCAAAACAACATTCTCCGAAGACGGAGAGGAGAGCAGCGTGTGACGCCACAGAAGCACAGGACTCGACTGATGACGTGAAGGAGGAAGAAACGGCTGATCCTCACCATGTTGAGGTGCGGAGACGGTGCTGGAGAAGCCGAATCTCTCAGAGTCCGATTAGCAAACGACTCGGAG CCTCGCAGTATTTATTTCAAGCCCCGAACCGCTACATCTTCCACGGCGCCGAGGTCTACTCGAGTTCAGAGGACGAGTCGTCCAGTTCCTGCGACAGCGACAGCGACGGCTCTCCCTGCAGCGCGGACGCTGTGGAGCACGAAGACAGCGACGGAGAAGAAGACAAAGACACAGACGGCCTGGCAGAGACAGTACAGGACCACGACCACAAACGCCTTCAGACGGACTGCACCGCAGAAACAGAGCCACCATCCACACAATAA
- the LOC109064747 gene encoding cytochrome c oxidase subunit 5B, mitochondrial-like, which yields MASKVLLRACRLTLMGRQNILIKTPARAMTGKGIPTDEEQAAGLERRILQAMKKGQDPYSIFKPKEYTGSRDDPHIVPSINNKRLVGCLCEEDNTAIVWFWLHEGNPQRCPSCGSHYKLVHHELPH from the exons ATGGCAAGTAAAGTCCTTCTGAGAGCCTGTCGGCTGACTCTGATGGgaagacaaaacattttaatcaaaacacCTGCGCGTGCGATGACCGGTAAAG gtATTCCAACAGATGAAGAGCAGGCAGCGGGGCTGGAGAGACGCATCCTGCAGGCCATGAAGAAAGGCCAG GATCCATACAGCATATTCAAGCCAAAGGAATACACTGGAAGCAGAGACGACCCGCATATTGTTCCCAGCATCAACAACAAACGACTGGTCGGCTGCCTCT GTGAGGAGGACAACACTGCAATCGTTTGGTTCTGGCTTCACGAGGGAAACCCTCAGCGCTGTCCGTCCTGCGGCTCGCACTACAAACTGGTCCATCACGAGCTGCCACACTGA